A region of the Arachis hypogaea cultivar Tifrunner chromosome 15, arahy.Tifrunner.gnm2.J5K5, whole genome shotgun sequence genome:
ACGATACCAAGGcagtatttaataaaaaaaaaaaaaaaaaaaaaaaccttagctTCTTCTATATATACAAATGATTAATCTCATAATCAAAATTCATCAACATAGTGCACATTAAAGATGACGATCTCATCAAAATCACTCTCTAAGGTTGTAATAATGCTCATACTTGTTTCTTTCAATCTCAATGTCAGTATGATTGATGGTGAAGTTGATTTTCCTCAACGTTATACGGTTCATGTGACAATGCAAAACAAACTGCCGGATATGCAGCAGCTTGGTATTCATTGCAAGGATAGAACTCACGATTTAGGGTTCAAAGTCGTTCCAGCTGGTCAAAGTTGGACTTTCTATTTCAGTCCAGGGATTATTAACACAGCTTTGTTCTTCTGTAGCTTTAATTGGTATGAGGGGGGAGGAGTACATCGCTTTGATATTTATGATGCTGACCGTGATGGTGGTGTATGCGACCAGTGTACTTGGGACATCCACAATGACGGTCTATGTAGGGTTACGGGCACGGGTGCTCCTAGATGTTTTCATTATAAGGGCGAGTAATAATAATTGGTGTAAAAATTCGAATAAAATGTATTTACCTATCTAggagataataaataattttctaaaagaataaattatatattgaataataaaatttattatacttTCTCTTCACACAAATTAATACTCAACGATAGTGATTTGGTAATATTATCAAAGaatattaatcaatttaataGCTTTATTTTGTAATGGAAGAAGTCTATAAGTTTAGAATTTGGAATTCATGTCATAAAATGTGAAATTTTAATGAATAGCAACGT
Encoded here:
- the LOC112749292 gene encoding S-protein homolog 5-like; this encodes MTISSKSLSKVVIMLILVSFNLNVSMIDGEVDFPQRYTVHVTMQNKLPDMQQLGIHCKDRTHDLGFKVVPAGQSWTFYFSPGIINTALFFCSFNWYEGGGVHRFDIYDADRDGGVCDQCTWDIHNDGLCRVTGTGAPRCFHYKGE